From the genome of Bacteroidota bacterium:
CACAAAGCTATATTTATTAAAGACAAAACCACATTCATATCGGAAGATATAAGGCATGATGTTCATGAACCCTTAAAAACAAGGCAAATCATGATTTCAAGTCCTGTAAATACTGAAACATCTGTGGCATGGAGAGAAGGTAAATTGATATTTGACAATGAATCCTTCGAAAACATTGCAAAACAACTTGAACGGCGTTATGACGTGAAAATTATTGTTGGAGATGAAAAAGTAAATCAGATCCATTATTCCGGTGTGCTTAAAAATATATCGGTTGAACAGGCTATAAAGGCCATAGCAATGACTACAGATTTGGCCTATACCATAAAAGACAATGAAATAATCATCGCAAGAAAATGAACCCTACAAAATTGAATGAAGACCTATAAGTATAACCAAAATAAACAGCCTATGGAGTAAATTAAAACAATTAAAAAAAAATCGGAAAATGCTGGAACATTTCCCGATTCGGAATTATCAGTTAAAATGTTTGTAATCTAATCGTTGGAAGCGGCAGATTACAACTTATTCTAACCATTTAATCACTTTAAAATTATGAAAAAAAATGCACTAAAAGATGCTTTTCCCCGAAAAAAAACCATTTTTAAATTATTATTGATTATGAGACTAACATTAATATTGACTATGATCAATATTATGTCGGCAACAGCGATTGGATTCTCACAAAACACGAAACTGACATTAAACCTAAGAAATGCAAGCTTAAAAGATGCATTTAATGAAATTGAGAGGCAATCATCATTTTCTATCCTATACAAAGCCGACGCAATAAATCAAGATAAAAAAGTAAATATTCATGCATCCCGTGCCACTATTGAAGAGGTGTTGAATACGTTATTCGTGGATAAAAAAATTCATTACAAAATTCTCGACAACTCGCTTATTGTTTTATTACCAGGCAATAACAACGAACAGCAACCTGTCGTAAAAGGGAAAATTACTGATTCTTCGACTGGCGAACCTCTTCCTGGTGTCACCATAGTAATTGATGGAACGGCCAAGGGGGTTACCTCCGATATAGACGGAAATTATTCCATTCAGGTTCCAAATACAAATTCCGTTCTGGTTTTTTCCTATGTCGGATATAAAGCAGAAAAAATTCAAATTTCCGGCAGGCCCGTCATTGATGTCAAAATGTCTGCTGGGGTTGAAAAGTTGGATGAAATTGTTGTCGTTGGCTATGGAACGGTAAAGAAAAAAGATCTGACGGGTGCTGTAAGCTCGGTGCAGGGCGATGCTCTTGCTGAACGAAAGACTACGCAGATTTCTCAGGCACTTCAGGGTGCAGTACCTGGTTTAATGGTTACCCGGAGTTCTAATGCCCCCGGATCGACTGCGACTTTAAGAATCCGAGGTATTACAACTATAGGGGAGAGTAGCCCCCTGATCATTATGGACGGTATTCCTGTTGATGACATCAATGGCATCAATCCCAATGATGTGGAAAATATTTCCGTATTGAAAGATGCTGCTTCTGCATCCATTTATGGTTCGAGGGCAGCTGCCGGTGTTATTCTGGTGACTACCAAAAGAGCTAAGGAAGGACAATTGGCTATGGATTACAATTATGAATACGGAGTGGAAAAACCTACCAGCCTGCCATCTTACGTTGGAGTAACTCGCTATATGCAAATGGTTAATGAATTACGGTGGAATGATAACGCCAACAACAGTAATCAGTAT
Proteins encoded in this window:
- a CDS encoding TonB-dependent receptor plug domain-containing protein, with the translated sequence MRLTLILTMINIMSATAIGFSQNTKLTLNLRNASLKDAFNEIERQSSFSILYKADAINQDKKVNIHASRATIEEVLNTLFVDKKIHYKILDNSLIVLLPGNNNEQQPVVKGKITDSSTGEPLPGVTIVIDGTAKGVTSDIDGNYSIQVPNTNSVLVFSYVGYKAEKIQISGRPVIDVKMSAGVEKLDEIVVVGYGTVKKKDLTGAVSSVQGDALAERKTTQISQALQGAVPGLMVTRSSNAPGSTATLRIRGITTIGESSPLIIMDGIPVDDINGINPNDVENISVLKDAASASIYGSRAAAGVILVTTKRAKEGQLAMDYNYEYGVEKPTSLPSYVGVTRYMQMVNELRWNDNANNSNQYPTYTKDVIDNYATLNANNPDLYPNTDWKKLILNDYAPHQTHIL